In Sardina pilchardus chromosome 8, fSarPil1.1, whole genome shotgun sequence, the genomic window GAGAGATCTAAGAGAAGACGTGCATGAGCTGTAGCTAACAATGTAGTCCAGCTGTCCCGCAGTCCGAATTCTTCCTCCACTTGACACCCAGAGGGTACCATCAGCATCCCCTAGTGGGTCAACATGCAAGCGGCCATCTTGCAAGCTACTGCAGAGATCAGTGCAGCACCTCGTCCACTTCCTTCCTCAGACTGGATGAAAGTGATGTCACAGCTTGGCGTGAGTTCCCGCACAATCGTGTGAAACCTTTCTTGGAAACTAGGCAGAGGGgaagaacaacaaaaacatgtttagtCTCCCTGTTGGGGCCTTTTCCCCCCTTCCAAGCCATTGCAAAGTACCATACAATCCGCCACACTGGCATAACCCTTTCTCCTTACCGAGGGTGGAGTTTGTAGACGGACCCGTCCACGCCCACAGTGATCTTGAGCGCCTCCTGGCTGCGGCGCTCCCGCATGCGATTGATGACACCAGCCAGTCCGGCCGCACACATATGGGCAGCCCGCGTGGAGACCCGTTCACACACTAGACGCACAATGTCACAGTCCATCTCAGATGGCAGGACCCCGAGCGTGCTCAGGATATTGAAGATCTGTTTCCTGTCTCCTGAGTCACTGTAAGTTGGGATACAAACACAGTTATTAGTGAATAATATGATTCATTGAAAATATTTAGTAGATATATGAACACCAAGTGTATGTCAACAATATGCAATCTAAAGGTTAAATGTTGAATGCAttatatttacggtaaataaaTGAGTAAATAGTTAGTCATATAAATAGTAAGTGTTACATGATTACACATTGCTGTTTAATCTCGTCTGAACATTGTAAGAACTACAATGGTATGGATCAGGTCTGTGATCAATGGTCAGCTCCATAGTGATCTCAGGTCAGGGGGCACGTCACGCTGTGATTCTGACTCACCTCTCAATCTGCGACACAAATCGTGTCTCAAAGCTCCCTCTGGTCTTGAGGATGTCAGAAGCCTCGCCGTTAAACAGCAGGTCCTCGTTGATCAACTTCAGCAACACCAGGCGCACCAGCTCACCCATGTACTTGCCACTGATCAGCTTCTCATACCTGGAGAGGTGGGAAAACAAATGAAAGGGGAATGAGAATTAATGTCCAAGGGGAATTCATGTCCAAGATTATGTCTTGGACATTTAGGCGGCCACATAAAAATACATATCTGCCCAAAAGGACAAAGGAAATATGtatatcacatacagtacaaacatagGTACTTTCTACATATTCTGTTGTGACATTCAAGTAAATGCAACACATGTCACACCCCTTTATGTCCTGATGAATGGAGGATGATGATCGGAGGTGGGGTGCATCTTTTTGCTAACTCTCTCTGAAAGACGCAATCTACCCCTTCTTTGAGTGGAATTTTATAATGAATGaatggtaaatggtaaatggactgcatttatatagcgcttttattGGCTTCTGcaagcacccaaagcgctttacacatcatgcctcacattcacccattcacaccgATGGCGGATGCTGCCATGCAAGTCGCCAACccgctcatcgggagcactggggttaggtgtcttgctcaaggacacttcgacaggttcaggaggagttgggctcgaaccagcaaccttccagttactggacgactcctctacctcctgagccactgctgaAGAGGACAAAAGGCTCCTGTTAAGTGATGGGACACCATATCTCCACAACGCATCTGAGAGGGAAATTTGGAGACTGGATTGATCGGGAAAGAGTGTGACGCACGACACACACCCCAAGCAGCTTGTAACAGCTGAAGATAATGggtgagtgggagaaagagagagagagagagagagagagagagagagagagagaaaagagaacaaaAGAAGTTGAGGAGGACAGACAGAATTCAAGTGAATTTCCCAGAGGAGCTGAGCTTGTTGGCTCACAGTAAACAGCCATTAGAGGCTCCCAGCTAATGAGAGCAGGCCATTAATTCCCCTCTCTGTGTCCAGCAGCTGACGTGGCCCCGTGCTCCGGTCGGCCGTCTCACAGAAAAACAAGCCGGTCGCCTAGAGACCACACAAGAGTCTCGGCTTATCATCAGGTGAGGACCTCATGAAGACACGAGGCCTCGCAGAaacggagagcgagagagagagaaagagggagtggcCGAGAGATAAACGGggatgtagagagggagagaaaaggctaTAGCTACTGCGTACATCATTACCGTGTTGATTCTAGCAGCAGAAGTGTGACcataaaacgtgtgtgtgtaggtccatCAGACTAATCAGCTGACGTttaatgtgcacacacgcacgtgtgcaCGTCATAGCGCAGCAATTTCCTTGCAAGGGTGTTTACACGAGTCAACAGCATTTGACATATAGCctagtctgtgtctgtgtagacTTAAAAGGATGCAATTAGGTGAAAAATATTCATCCCTAATGTTACAGAGATTCTGGTCAGGGTCACCATAAATGTCATTGCAGCTTGCACTGTCAGCTGCATACAACAAACAGCATCTAGAATATCAAGACCATGGATCAACAGTAGGCTAGTGGTTGCAAATGGACCTTGATCTTGCTTGGTGGATTGGGATGGGGATTGGGAAGACTATCAATAGGCTTACGTAGCCTACGTTTCTATAATTCATACCAATTCTTGCACCTCTGGTTAAGTGGCAATTTTATTTATTGACTTTATATCTGTGCACTGCTTAACACTGATTAAATTCAGTCTAATCTAATCCAATCTGATCTAATCTGATCAATCTACTCTGATCTAATGTCATAAAAAATATCATAGTTCAGTGCTTTAAAATGAGAAGGACTTACAGCTGCTGGCCAGGGTTGAGAGAGGTTTCGTCCACCACCCGATCGTATTCCAGTCGGAACTCCTCCAGCTCGCCGTTGGCCCCGAACGCACCCCACTCCGTGTTCACGCACATGcggccctcctccccctccaccagcTCCACCGTCCGCATCTCCTCCATGTAACACGCGTTACAGCCTGTGCCTGAGAATtaccatggagagagagagagagagagagagagagagaaggaaaaagagaaagatggaacaAGGGAAATGGAgttggagaggaggaaagaaggaagagagaaaaagagggagagatcagAAGTATCCGAAGATGAATCTGTCAGCTTTCTATATCTTGTTTCTGTCATTCCCTTCATTCCCTTGTTATCTGTGCTGTGAACATGAACTCCAGTGCATCCACTTACCAACAATCATGCCCACTTCACAGCTGTGGTCTTCATAGTAACAGGAAATCATGGTGGCTACGGTGTCattcaccatggcaaccacGTCCATTTCAAAGTCCTGTGAAGAAAGCGAGTCAGTTTAGATAAGAACCTCAACGTCTGTCtttgagaaaacaaaagaaggaaAATGGTTTTACGTCATTATTTTATAGGTTTGCTTTTGGTGTAACTGTTTTGTGTGGAAGTGTACATACCCCTCTTCTCTTGATGGCGTCTCTCAGTAACCCCACAACATTGTTCCCCTCAGCCCCAGAGGCTTTGAAGCCTTTGGTCCAGTTCAATAGAATGCCctaacatatgcacacataaatacagtcAGTTCTCTGTGCCACTTGAAGGTGTGAAATATCAGTAAATCAATTGACCAGCCAATAACAACTGGGCATAAAAAAAATCAGTGAAATTTAGAAATCTTGCAACTGCAACTTTTCCCTCTCCctagcacacagcacagtctaGAGACAACACAAAAGGTGTTTTTAAACGATTTGGCATCGTGTTCGAGTGCCTTTACCTTATCAAGGTCCTCATGCCGCACCGGGAAAGAGAAGGTGAATCCAAGAGGAAGCTTCTTATGTTTGATTCGGTGTTTGTCCAGAAAGTCAGAGATGCACTCAGCAATGTAGTCAAACAGCTGTGTGAGATGGGGAACCAAAGTTAGACCGTTACTGTGAACCTGAGGTTTTCTTGTTCAAGTCAGCCATAGGCTGATGATGTACGATGGGACTTTAGGTGGATGATCTGCAAATGTTTTTCTTGCTACACATTTCAATGATCAATCAAGAGGTTGGCCTACCATGCAGTCAGCTGTATTTAAAACAGAACTGACCCATTCAGTACGGATCAAGCAGTTTTTGAACAGATGCACAACACTGTAAGGACTTCTTTTGTAAAGTATATATTTGTTTGGCCTTTTATGCCTTTTTGCTCAGACTACAGATCACAGTATAGAGAGTGcaagggggtgagagagatttGGGCACTTGAAGCCGGATGTGCCCGTCCCTGCCAGCCTGTGCCAGGGCTtcctgtgggtgggtgggtgcagcGCTCACCATCTCAGCGGTCCCCGTCATGGCGTCCTGGGGGATGGAGTACATGTGGTGCTTGGTCTCCACCTTCCAGCCCTTCTCCTCATCCTCGCCCACCTTCACCAGCATCACACGGAAGTTGGTGCCTCCCAGGTCCAGAGCCAGGAAGTCGCCCACCTCTGAGGGTCAGGTTACAGTTATAGCATTTAGAGGATGGCAACATGATAGCTAGTCAGAGTTAAGCTAAAATACAAGTTTAAAATTGATCCaggagggtttttttccccaatCTGAGGCTTCTTAAGGCTCACATTTAGGCAAAAACAAATGTAAGACTATTTTGGTTGCCTGTTCACACCCTTCCCACCGAGACACATTTATGATTTATGTTACATATGGGCTTATCTTAAGtggtacaagtgtgtgttaacAGTTCTAGTTATATAGGGACCCAAATTACAGTTTCTCAGATTACTTTTTCACCTAtctaaaaaaaagataaaagataGGTACCTGAGCCCTCCGGGGTGGAGCGGACGTAGGTGGGCAGCATTTTGACGCTGGCCTCGTTGT contains:
- the LOC134088529 gene encoding hexokinase-4-like, which translates into the protein MLCVRTYREQPLGMPCQHKSILERVLMVDQILSEFQLKKEQLREVMKRMQQEMERGLRLETHNEASVKMLPTYVRSTPEGSEVGDFLALDLGGTNFRVMLVKVGEDEEKGWKVETKHHMYSIPQDAMTGTAEMLFDYIAECISDFLDKHRIKHKKLPLGFTFSFPVRHEDLDKGILLNWTKGFKASGAEGNNVVGLLRDAIKRRGDFEMDVVAMVNDTVATMISCYYEDHSCEVGMIVGTGCNACYMEEMRTVELVEGEEGRMCVNTEWGAFGANGELEEFRLEYDRVVDETSLNPGQQLYEKLISGKYMGELVRLVLLKLINEDLLFNGEASDILKTRGSFETRFVSQIESDSGDRKQIFNILSTLGVLPSEMDCDIVRLVCERVSTRAAHMCAAGLAGVINRMRERRSQEALKITVGVDGSVYKLHPRFQERFHTIVRELTPSCDITFIQSEEGSGRGAALISAVACKMAACMLTH